From one Eriocheir sinensis breed Jianghai 21 chromosome 58, ASM2467909v1, whole genome shotgun sequence genomic stretch:
- the LOC126985137 gene encoding membrane-associated tyrosine- and threonine-specific cdc2-inhibitory kinase-like has product MLSVGSTTDSFHRPAPVFIEGERPLSTKKSRGTPKFAAPPRAPVKSCPVTRIFSRINDSDRPQPVSFREDSDTSFIVQSSVYSAKKSELYFEQCYVIEERLGAGYFGEVYRVRSKEDGRLYACKKTLLRFRGEGDRRRRMTEVQKHEKLPKHKNCVRFFRAWEERQHLYLLTEVCKTSLANMAEDRHDLPESLVWEYLVDLLQGVRHLHKHNLVHMDIKPENIFFGYDGLCKLGDFGLVIDLSQGSDHEAVEGDPKYLAPEVMKLEFGPPADLFSLGMTILELATDLDLPKHGEAWQMLRQGMLPPAANGISNDLQNMLLGLLHPNPQKRLTADQALSLPSVKKVLLRKSIKDAFRSSAVSVMAAFTQTWVFVTLWLLFLVKPITVLWKKNTDDMDSSKMNRFDADITTELSDGEGSEDHSFAHPLCDLSSSSSEGPQFLSKPYNNSTPISYLKNFNNLVVSPVTRNSPNSSPGIESSPVLFRKHTPLPRSNHSFRQPANDSDAFTSSIHDQLGIRTMEDDTMPSFSITSRNLMDLFNTAESDDE; this is encoded by the exons ATGTTGAGTGTCGGGAGCACTACTGACTCTTTCCACCGTCCTGCCCCAGTGTTCATTGAAGGGGAACGACCACTCTCCAccaaaaag TCCCGAGGCACACCAAAATTTGCTGCCCCTCCTAGAGCCCCAGTCAAGAGTTGTCCAGTTACGAGAATTTTTTCACGCATCAATGACAGTGATAGACCTCAGCCAGTGTCTTTCAGGGAAGACTCAGATACTT CCTTCATTGTCCAGAGTTCAGTGTACAGTGCCAAGAAGTCCGAGCTGTACTTCGAGCAGTGTTACGTCATTGAGGAGAGACTCGGCGCTGGCTACTTTGGGGAAGTGTATCGTGTGAGGAGCAAGGAGGATGGACGCCTCTATGCTTGTAAGAAGACTCTACTCAGATTCCGGGGTGAAGGAGACAG GCGGAGGCGAATGACAGAAGTACAGAAACATGAGAAGCTGCCAAAGCACAAGAATTGTGTTAGGTTTTTTCGTGCATGGGAGGAGCGGCAGCACCTCTACCTGCTAACTGAGGTGTGCAAGACATCCCTGGCTAACATGGCAGAAGACCGGCATGACCTTCCTGAATCTCTCGTCTGGGAGTACTTGGTGGATTTGCTGCAG GGTGTGAGGCATTTACACAAGCATAACCTGGTTCACATGGACATCAAACCAGAAAATATTTTCTTTGGCTATGATGGCTTGTGCAAGTTGGGTGACTTTGGTCTAGTCATTGATTTATCACAG GGTTCTGATCATGAAGCTGTAGAAGGGGACCCTAAATATTTAGCACCAGAGGTGATGAAGTTGGAGTTTGGTCCTCCTGCTGACCTCTTCAGTTTGGGGATGACGATCCTGGAGTTGGCCACAGATCTTGACCTCCCCAAACATGGGGAGGCTTGGCAGATGCTGAGGCAGGGCATGCTTCCTCCAGCGGCAAATG GTATTTCAAATGATCTTCAGAATATGTTACTTGGTCTGCTACATCCGAACCCACAAAAAAGATTGACAGCTGATCAagctctctcactcccttcagtTAAGAAAGTCCTCCTTCGCAAGAGCATTAAAGATGCTTTTAGAAGTTCG GCAGTAAGTGTAATGGCAGCATTTACACAGACATGGGTCTTTGTCACACTGTGGTTATTATTCTTAGTCAAACCCATCACTGTCCTCTGGAAGAAGAATACAGATGACATGGATAGCAGCAAAATGAATCGTTTTGATGCTGATATAACTACAGAATTATCAGATG GTGAAGGCTCAGAAGACCACAGCTTTGCCCACCCCCTGTGTGACCTGTCCTCATCCAGCAGTGAAGGGCCACAGTTTCTCAGCAAGCCATACAACAACTCCACTCCAATCAGCTACTTGAAGAACTTTAACAATCTAGTGGTTTCTCCAGTCACCAGAAACAG CCCAAATTCAAGTCCTGGAATAGAAAGCAGCCCAGTATTGTTTCGCAAGCACACTCCTCTCCCTCGAAGCAACCATTCTTTTAGGCAGCCAGCCAATGACAGTGATGCTTTCACGTCTTCAATCCATGATCAGCTGGGAATCAGAACTATGGAGGATGATACAATGCCGTCATTCAGCATCACTTCAAGAAACCTCATGGACTTATTTAATACTGCTGAATCTGATGATGAGTGA